Proteins found in one Amphiura filiformis chromosome 14, Afil_fr2py, whole genome shotgun sequence genomic segment:
- the LOC140169037 gene encoding galanin receptor type 1-like — protein sequence MNNSTISSLSENSTSILLADIPGKGGLFKSLSATDLLSVLTYWIVGTVGIIGNGLVCMVFKVIRRRRSQVNLFILNQAVADFVTSVLLVTFGTTRVFRDVIPIKGTTGEFICRFWWSRFFVFSCFAVSTFNLTTMSIERYIAVVHPLSYSIVFNYRNVIVIITLIWLIAPIMQYIFPIWMYAASSGSCIFQSSWTFTAGCISGVILFCWEYFFPCLIMSSAYIKILLTLNSKEKALKVSHEHGSSSNGAAEHHHRKTIAHKRRRNITITLFLLFIIYILCWTPNQFTFLQFNIGGPLDFNGAWYHFTVVAAFLNTTLNPFIYALKHSQFQQGLKALCKRSRKVGPSDDTANRTVVDTNETVID from the coding sequence ATGAATAACTCGACAATATCATCGCTTTCTGAGAATTCAACATCAATACTACTAGCCGATATACCTGGTAAAGGTGGATTGTTCAAATCCTTATCTGCGACCGATCTTTTATCTGTTTTAACCTATTGGATCGTCGGCACCGTCGGCATAATAGGCAATGGGCTAGTTTGTATGGTGTTTAAAGTCATACGTCGGCGTCGTAGCCAAGTAAATCTGTTTATATTAAACCAAGCCGTAGCTGACTTCGTAACATCGGTGCTACTAGTAACATTTGGTACCACAAGAGTATTTCGCGATGTAATACCCATTAAGGGTACAACAGGAGAATTTATATGCCGATTCTGGTGGTCAAGATTTTTCGTTTTTTCGTGCTTTGCGGTGTCGACATTTAACTTGACCACAATGTCTATCGAAAGATACATAGCGGTGGTCCATCCTCTTAGTTATAGCATCGTGTTTAATTACCGTAATGTAATTGTCATAATTACGCTCATTTGGTTAATCGCACCAATTATGCAGTATATATTTCCCATCTGGATGTATGCTGCTTCCAGTGGGTCGTGTATCTTCCAGTCATCTTGGACATTCACCGCTGGTTGCATTTCTGGTGTGATATTATTCTGTTGGGAATATTTCTTCCCTTGTTTAATCATGTCATCCGCTTATATTAagattttgttaactttaaaCAGTAAAGAAAAAGCGTTGAAAGTTTCGCACGAACACGGCTCTTCATCGAATGGCGCTGCGGAACACCACCACAGAAAGACTATAGCGCATAAGCGTAGGCGAAATATCACTATAACGTTATTCTTACTGTTCATTATATACATTCTTTGTTGGACACCTAATCAGTTTACATTCTTACAATTCAACATAGGAGGACCGTTAGACTTCAACGGCGCCTGGTATCATTTCACTGTAGTTGCTGCTTTTCTGAACACGACTCTTAACCCGTTTATATACGCTTTAAAACACAGTCAATTTCAGCAAGGTTTGAAAGCATTGTGTAAACGTAGTAGAAAGGTAGGGCCGTCAGATGATACGGCCAACCGAACTGTGGTGGATACTAATGAAACTGTGATAGACTAA
- the LOC140170142 gene encoding monocarboxylate transporter 12-like, which yields MKMELRKCLVIFCCFMIRVFIGGFWASLGLFFIEFQEQFSVSVTETSLVGSVSTTILWTSSIIASSLSHRFSFRTITITSGAITAASLVVSALLAHSVRHIVCTFAFTGLGIGMAYLSVQAVLFFNFDKHIGIAVALANAGIGIGFFAFPPLVQLLLDNFGWRGCTLILSALYANICVFGSILKPSKSEIQMRQRHKHHKHSLKTKLEDQCFEITLRRTFSKFKKSLDFSLFYNPSFIGLFLCGLFTGFSFGPAVIYITPKAVDEGMSKINASYIISIFGICQVLGRILAGVIVDRQHTLKPSMICGVTTALSGATTFLYPVGNSFTFLASASFLFGIFSGFFNCLHLLVGKEFVGVNQASGAFAWFQVAWAFGSLAGIYLQAYLKDATGNYLASFAVAGTFQILAGFSVLIGPCLHTVNRLRKMNRLLTTIIY from the exons ATGAAGATGGAATTGCGAAAGTGTCTTGTTATCTTCTGCTGTTTCATGATCCGTGTTTTCATTGGTGGATTTTGGGCATCACTTGGATTATTTTTCATCGAATTTCAAGAGCAGTTTTCCGTTAGTGTTACAGAAACTAGTCTTGTTGGTTCAGTATCTACCACAATATTATGGACAAGCT CTATTATAGCATCATCACTTTCTCATCGGTTTAGTTTTCGGACCATCACCATTACAAGTGGTGCCATAACAGCAGCCTCATTAGTTGTATCTGCTCTCCTTGCACACTCTGTACGACACATCGTTTGTACATTTGCTTTTACCG GTTTAGGTATCGGTATGGCATATCTCTCCGTCCAGGCTGTTCTTTTCTTCAACTTTGACAAACATATTGGGATCGCAGTTGCCTTGGCAAATGCCGGTATTGGAATCGGGTTTTTCGCTTTTCCACCTTTGGTACAACTCCTGCTGGACAATTTTGGATGGCGTGGCTGCACTCTAATTCTGTCTGCACTTTATGCCAATATTTGTGTTTTTGGATCCATTTTAAAACCAAGTAAATCGGAAATTCAGATGAGACAACGACACAAACATCATAAACACTCTCTGAAGACTAAATTAGAAGACCAATGTTTTGAGATAACACTTAGGCGAACGTTTTCCAAGTTCAAGAAATCGTTAGATTTTTCACTGTTTTATAATCCtagttttattgggctattcttaTGCGGCCTCTTTACTGGATTCAGCTTTGGTCCTGCAGTTATATACATTACACCTAAAGCAGTGGATGAAGGCATGTCTAAGATCAATGCTTCCTACATTATATCAATATTTGGTATCTGTCAAGTTCTAGGCCGAATACTTGCTGGAGTTATTGTAGATCGGCAACATACATTAAAACCATCGATGATTTGTGGTGTCACAACGGCCCTTTCCGGAGCCACCACATTCCTCTATCCAGTTGGAAACAGTTTTACTTTCCTAGCCAGTGCCTCATTTTTATTCGGTATTTTTAGCggattttttaattgtttacatCTTCTTGTTGGCAAAGAGTTTGTCGGAGTGAATCAAGCATCTGGAGCGTTCGCGTGGTTTCAGGTTGCGTGGGCTTTTGGTTCGCTTGCAGGGATCTATCTTCAAG CATACCTGAAGGATGCAACCGGGAATTACTTAGCTTCATTCGCAGTCGCAGGCACATTTCAAATACTGGCTGGTTTTTCTGTGCTTATTGGACCCTGTTTACATACTGTGAATAGATTACGAAAAATGAATAGATTATTAACGACAATAATTTATTGA